A section of the Thermodesulfobacteriota bacterium genome encodes:
- a CDS encoding 4Fe-4S binding protein codes for MALKITEDCVACGVCEPECPVDAITEGDPLYIIDPDKCIECKEYFDEPKCAEVCPTDACVPA; via the coding sequence TTGGCGCTTAAGATTACAGAGGATTGCGTGGCCTGCGGCGTGTGCGAGCCTGAGTGTCCGGTGGACGCCATAACCGAAGGCGACCCGCTATATATTATTGACCCCGATAAGTGCATTGAGTGCAAGGAATACTTCGACGAACCGAAGTGTGCCGAGGTATGCCCCACGGACGCCTGCGTGCCCGCCTGA